The proteins below are encoded in one region of Tsuneonella sp. CC-YZS046:
- a CDS encoding FliM/FliN family flagellar motor switch protein: MVDDDILPASAPQERPARLIDHVEVEIEVLLGEARLTVAGLNALAAGDVLPIDRKLSEAADIRVNGQVIARGEIVTLDDKFAIRVTEIGE; this comes from the coding sequence ATGGTAGATGACGATATTCTTCCGGCTTCCGCGCCGCAGGAAAGACCGGCCCGGCTGATCGACCATGTCGAGGTCGAGATCGAAGTGCTGCTCGGGGAAGCCCGGCTGACGGTGGCGGGTCTGAACGCGCTTGCCGCCGGGGACGTGCTTCCAATCGACCGCAAGCTCAGCGAGGCGGCCGATATACGAGTGAACGGGCAAGTGATCGCCCGGGGCGAGATCGTCACGCTGGATGACAAATTCGCCATTCGCGTCACGGAAATCGGCGAATAG
- a CDS encoding FliM/FliN family flagellar motor C-terminal domain-containing protein — MTGTPRSWLPECALTSPIAVKPMADWLDEWSRAWLVSGRLTPAPAWKEARRDTWSDTGGTTQWQDDSGFRVSSRAETQHLLAGAMLGHAITDRDIRTPGDRMVIGDLVKAAIKDLSDKLDAKLQGALPTPAGEAEYCLPIFLDAGPEILAITARRSIVTGLARRYAGPPRSRPEPGERSQALARQEIGLSAIIGRTRLGLRDLERLGIGDVITLGTPTDRPLDVSMGGISCSSAAASLALQGERFGLRIERHVNQW; from the coding sequence ATGACGGGCACGCCACGAAGCTGGCTTCCCGAATGCGCCCTGACCTCGCCCATCGCGGTCAAGCCGATGGCCGACTGGCTGGATGAGTGGTCGCGCGCATGGCTGGTATCGGGCCGTCTCACGCCCGCACCCGCCTGGAAGGAAGCGCGCCGCGACACTTGGAGCGATACCGGTGGGACCACGCAATGGCAGGACGACAGCGGCTTTCGCGTCTCATCGCGGGCGGAAACACAGCACCTGCTGGCCGGCGCCATGCTGGGGCACGCGATCACCGACAGGGACATCAGGACCCCCGGCGACAGGATGGTGATCGGCGATCTCGTGAAAGCCGCGATCAAGGATCTTTCCGACAAGCTGGATGCGAAGCTGCAGGGCGCGCTGCCGACGCCGGCCGGCGAAGCGGAATATTGCCTGCCGATATTCCTCGATGCCGGGCCGGAAATATTGGCGATCACGGCGCGCCGCTCGATCGTGACAGGATTGGCCCGGCGCTATGCCGGCCCGCCCCGCAGCAGGCCGGAACCGGGGGAAAGATCGCAGGCCCTCGCCCGGCAGGAGATCGGACTCTCGGCCATCATCGGCCGCACCCGGCTCGGCCTGCGGGATCTCGAACGGCTCGGGATAGGCGATGTCATCACGCTCGGCACGCCGACCGACCGACCCTTGGACGTCAGCATGGGCGGGATTTCCTGCAGCTCGGCTGCCGCGTCCCTCGCCCTGCAGGGCGAACGCTTCGGCCTCCGGATCGAAAGGCATGTGAACCAATGGTAG